The sequence CTATTTTCATACAGCTGATttcacatctgtggatcatttttaaatattgtaaggTAAATATTTTCACCTGATGGTCTTTAATGAACAGAGTCCgtcctgtagtaaatcattgagctccttcactcctgattgtccaggatcatttcctgtgagatccagctctatcaggtgtgaagggtttgatcttagagctgaagccagagctttataaccttcttcagtgatactgcagtctgaaagtctttaaaaaagacaaaacacaaactaaaataagactccattcacatttattacactattagGATGTTAACAGCCATGTCTTCTTCGCTTAGCAAGCAATAATGACTCGTGACGActtgaattaaaacaaaagaactgcTTTACTGGAATTGCGAGCAGGATTTATACAAAGATGACTTTTCTTAACTGCGCACACACACTCTATCGTTCACTTCTTCATTATTGTGCGCACTTTCAATTCTAAAGCATTATGGGGAACTATTGTTAAAGGGGAACTCCCTAATAAATGACTATATAAACTGTTTCTGTTCTTATTACTGAAAACAACAAATGAAACTTATATTAAGCATTTATGAATACTAATACTCTAATTTAAGTCACAACATCCTCCCCCCAATGAACAATGATCAACCTAAATCACTAATGCATAAAGCAACTGAACTGGTATTCTTAACACAGTCCCTGTGGATGTGTGGACAGCACAGGATCTGACTTTCCCATCTCAACCTGGAAACGGCTCTTCAATTTTTCCTAATTTCCAGGTTTGTCTTGGCATGTTGGCATCTCCGATGAGAACAATGCTGTACAAGGCTGCAGGAATGTGCAGATTTCTGGTCTAGCAGGTAGTCTTTCCGCCAGCGATTCCACAGGTTGGTCATGAGTCTGTTTCTGTATCTCCACCTTCTTGTCATCTCAACAAGGAAGCGTGCAGGTGTCAGTGGCTGCGGCTCGTCAACCTCATTGTGGACAAAGGTAAGGTCTGGAATTCAGTGTGGCTTCTACTTCCATGATAAGCGTAGACATTTCTTCAAAAGTGAGTGATGCTCTTCCTAGCACCTTTCTCAGGCACGTCTTTACAGACCTCACTAGCCTCTCCCAAAATCCGCCCCACCAGGCCGCTCGCTCTACGATGAATTGCCAGACGATGCTCTTTCCTGAGAAGTATTCCAGCAGTTGTGGGTCTTTAATGGCTCGCCACAGCTTGCTGAGGTCTTGGTTTGCTCTTTTGAAAGTTTTGGCATTGTCTGAATAAATTACCTTGCACAGTCCTCTTCTGGAAATAAATCGCTTAAGTGCTAACAGGAAACTTTCTGTTGACCAACTTGAAACAAGCTCTAAATGCACTGCTCTGGTGACTGCACATGTGAACAGAGCGATATAAGCATTGCATAGCACTCAATCATTCTTCACATAGAGCGGACCTGCAAAGTCTACGCGGGTCACTTCGAATGGAGGGGTCTCTGTTATTCTGTCTCGTGGCAGTGGAGCCGTGTCCTGTTGTGCGGGCTTTGCTTTAAATCTTTTGCACACAGTACATTTCGACAGGATAGTTTTTACAAGTTGTCTGCCTTGCAGAATCCACTGTCTACTTCTGATTCATACAAGTGTGTCTCTGAGACCAGTCGACTCACTTCCTCTCCTGGATCTTGAACTTGCATTGTGGACAAACAGCCCTACTTTCAAGCCGATCCGCCATTTCATGTGTTGCTAGTATCCCGGGTTTCGACACCAGACGTTTCTCATGTCTCCTTCTCTTAGCAAGCAATAATGACTTGTGAAGActtgaattaaaacaaaagaactgcTTTGCTGAAATTCTGAGCAGGATTTACGCAAGGATGACATTTCTTAAATGCGCGCACACATACTCTATTAAAGAGTAAAGAGATTAACAGATAAGCTGTGAGTTGATTAAGTGATTATCTGTTTCCTCACAAAAATCTGTGACACTGAACTCCACTGTCATCCCTTAAAAAAGCCAAATCGAGGCCTTGTCTCCGGCAGCTCCAGTGACAAGTGCTGCGTTACAGACCAGATGTGTCATCCTGTACTCTATTCTGATGTTCAAAACACTGAATCTAATCACTAATGCGCAGGCAGAAGTTCAGTTAAAGAATGAACAAAGTGGCATcaattttgctttaaattaagttgacagaaaaaaactaaGCTGCCAATCCTCCAGGTAAGGGTGAAGTCAGTACACACTAACATTTGACCCAAATTATTGTTAATTCAATTTAATGGGAAACTACATAAGTTTTGTTGTAAGTAATAGCCACAGACAGATTTTGAGTGATACCACCAGTGTTTGAACACACATAGAAAAcaatagatttcaattttaAAGACATGGCACTTCTTTTCCAGTGTGCTTTGTTTTGCTAAATGTTGGAGGGTACTGGTtgatatatatacaattaaattGCAGACTTTTGTGATTTGATAACTGCACTAACCCATATAACAATTTcaagttattttgattaattgtgcagtccTGATGacaagtgtaaaatattttcaaattcatGAAACTGTGGTGGGTCTCTACAGTCTGGGTAATTAATGggatacacttttaaaatacttaCTTCAGCTTTCCCAGTCTACACtgtacattttcaaacagagtCAAGATGATCTTCATTCCTGGGTTTCCTAGTTTATTCtcactcagatccagctctgtCAGATTTGAAGGGTTTGAATTTAGAGCTGCAGCCAGAACATGACAACCTCCTTCTGTGATACAGGTGTTATTCAGACTGCATAAAGAGAAAACACAGTTCAGttttaatctttatatttaCCAGTATGTTTTAGCTGACAGTTGACAAATactggtgatgatgatgatgaagacaaTCACATTACAAAAGTCACATATGGTTTTTCAGTCAGCAATCTCTTATACAAGACACATAAAAAACACCCAGCAGCAAGAATTTTAAAGCGTCTTTGtaacaatgaaaaaatgtacatcagtgtgttgagttgacagtgtttatcctgcagtagagcagcgatctgattcactcctgtgtctcctagttcatgttgactcagattcagttctctcaggagtaacaggtttttacccacaattccagtcacatactgacaggcttcatctgcagcagggcccaaaaacctgcagaagaAAAGATAAAACAGGAATCAATTCAGTTCTCACCTTTTATACAATGGACAACttataaaacatcatttaaccctctggggtctgagggtgttttggggccctggagaagttttgacatgccctcacatttgtgcttttttcagtatcttaaaacatgttaatggctaaagtctgattgcactgtaatcagcacaaactgggctacaataatatgtaagcaacatgaatgtacatgttagtgtttttgagaaaacaacatttatgcgtggttagtgaaaatctaattttttgtaagtcactgaaataagaccaagAAACGCATTCAGAACATTTgtgcacaagacttttgagaattggatgtggtaggctagagttttttctacaaaatgatgtgaaaatcatctcgttcagtcgttcacaaaaaaacaatatacttatttaaactttctaagacatgttttgtgattgaaagggaatatgcgagtgagtgacaatggccattgaatatttagtgattcacacctgagagacaaaaggccctcctctaatggcccatcaatgacaCTGTGACTGTCAGTTAAAAACAATGTGAGACTATTCAGAGATTGGGGTTttagattatctgtattttatttacaacacagtataatacattatgaaggtcaaagacacattattaagcacactgatctaaccacagagtTGTGAACAGATGGTGTgtaattcctgaaaactgttttctgaattctgttcaacaagtagcacaagtaaatcatacctgatatttaagtgcttgcaaaactcatcatTAGTAGTCAATGAAGTTGTTTTACCAATCACCaaaatcagtgtagttgaagatctgatgttggtacagtgctctcagaggaaaagtttgcaggattcatctgttgtgcaggtatcagatcacaaacagctaaagcaaaacaaacaaacaaacaaaaaaaaacatatgtgagcatgttaacatcaggagcaatttaaagcatccttgctaaataaaagcattagtcctataatttctatcccaaaaaatattcatataggtATCTAGTcactaacataaataaatgaataaatcagtgcacatgttgataggcctggagcaatattgttacattagcaatcactaatattgcccatgtgatttttatagctatcatatgcacacatgctttgtatttattattatacagtataaaaacaacatctgagcaactaaattattattaagcacattATGTACACGTTTGAGCAGATATTTTCAGACAGAGTATTCAACAGTAAAGACTGGTCTAAGCATTGTTATACATTACTTTTATGTCGTCTAAACATTAGCCCTACTTtaatgtcaatttgtttatgaaacataaaacattcatGACGCCTTACAGATGCATTGaaaagtataataaattatagttttggaaaaagtccaactagtaaatgcgttcaagtttatgtctcaacaacacattatctaatgccaataagaaa comes from Labeo rohita strain BAU-BD-2019 unplaced genomic scaffold, IGBB_LRoh.1.0 scaffold_2608, whole genome shotgun sequence and encodes:
- the LOC127159896 gene encoding ribonuclease inhibitor-like, which translates into the protein LRDCGLTEENCSCLATVLRSNSSLKELDMSNNNLQDSGVKKLQTGLENTKCTLEKLRLSDCCITEEGYKALASALRSNPSHLIELDLTGNDPGQSGVKELNDLLQDPNCQLKTLRFLGPAADEACQYVTGIVGKNLLLLRELNLSQHELGDTGVNQIAALLQDKHCQLNTLILNNTCITEGGCHVLAAALNSNPSNLTELDLSENKLGNPGMKIILTLFENVQCRLGKLKLSDCSITEEGYKALASALRSNPSHLIELDLTGNDPGQSGVKELNDLLQDGLCSLKTIR